The Thiothrix subterranea genome has a segment encoding these proteins:
- a CDS encoding metal ABC transporter substrate-binding protein encodes MKRFILAVSLLCSSALAHADLKIFACEPEWGSLAQALGGDKVSVYNATTGLQDPHHIEGRPSLIAQVRNADLLVCTGAELEIGWLPILLQKSGNAKVQEGQPGSFMAAQQVQLLDIPVKVERSDGDVHADGNPHIQTDPRRIAQVAKALAERMAQLDTANAAHYQQGYTNFNTRWQQALQGWANKAASLRSTPVVVHHKSWVYLQDWLGLKEVATLEPKPGIPPTTAHLTNVLQQLQTTPAKFVLHSAYENPRSAQWLSGKAGIPVVMLPSTVGGTPAATDLFTLFDDIIQRLTSVQG; translated from the coding sequence ATGAAACGTTTCATCCTCGCTGTCAGCCTATTGTGCAGCAGTGCACTGGCACACGCTGACCTGAAAATCTTTGCCTGCGAACCGGAATGGGGTTCATTGGCGCAAGCACTCGGCGGCGACAAAGTGAGCGTCTATAACGCCACTACTGGCTTGCAAGACCCGCACCATATCGAAGGTCGCCCCAGCCTGATTGCGCAAGTGCGCAATGCTGATCTGCTGGTGTGTACCGGTGCAGAACTGGAAATTGGTTGGTTGCCGATCCTGTTGCAAAAATCCGGCAATGCCAAAGTGCAGGAGGGGCAACCAGGGTCATTCATGGCAGCGCAACAGGTGCAATTGCTCGATATTCCCGTGAAGGTTGAGCGCAGCGATGGCGATGTCCACGCCGACGGCAACCCGCACATCCAGACCGACCCGCGCCGCATTGCGCAAGTTGCCAAAGCACTGGCGGAACGCATGGCACAACTGGATACCGCCAATGCCGCGCATTACCAGCAAGGTTACACCAACTTCAACACGCGCTGGCAGCAAGCGCTGCAAGGCTGGGCAAACAAGGCAGCCAGCTTACGCAGCACGCCAGTGGTGGTGCATCACAAAAGCTGGGTCTACCTGCAAGATTGGCTCGGTTTGAAGGAAGTCGCCACGCTCGAACCCAAACCCGGCATTCCTCCTACCACTGCACACCTGACGAACGTGTTGCAGCAATTGCAAACCACGCCTGCCAAATTCGTGTTGCACTCGGCTTACGAAAACCCGCGTTCGGCACAATGGTTGTCAGGCAAAGCGGGGATTCCGGTGGTGATGTTGCCGTCTACGGTGGGTGGCACACCAGCGGCGACGGATTTGTTTACGCTGTTTGATGACATTATCCAACGCCTGACCAGCGTGCAGGGGTAA
- a CDS encoding metal ABC transporter permease produces MDWALQLSILAPALVAGLLVLATHIPLGREVLRRGIIFIDLAIAQIAGLGVIAAHTLGWEVHGWATQVIALSAALGGAALLGWAETRWQHQQEALIGIVFVLAATGGLLLLANNPHGGEHLRELLTGQILWVNWADLVPLAVLAGVFWLVVWQFPHWLPRLFARRTFYLVFAVVITFSVQIVGVYLVFASLVIPALAVMGKAQEQPALLPAFGLGVLGYAAGIAVSAWLDLPTGASIVWFLALAGLGYRLASKA; encoded by the coding sequence ATGGATTGGGCATTGCAGCTTTCCATCCTCGCGCCTGCATTGGTGGCAGGCTTGCTGGTATTGGCAACGCATATCCCGCTGGGGCGGGAGGTGTTGCGGCGCGGCATTATTTTCATCGACTTGGCGATTGCACAAATCGCTGGCTTGGGGGTGATTGCCGCGCATACGCTGGGCTGGGAAGTGCATGGCTGGGCAACGCAGGTGATTGCGCTGAGTGCGGCATTGGGCGGGGCGGCATTGCTGGGCTGGGCAGAAACGCGCTGGCAACACCAGCAGGAAGCCTTGATCGGGATCGTGTTTGTGTTGGCGGCGACGGGTGGCTTGCTGTTGCTGGCGAATAATCCGCACGGTGGCGAACATTTGCGGGAATTGCTGACCGGGCAAATTTTGTGGGTGAACTGGGCAGATTTAGTGCCGTTGGCAGTATTGGCGGGGGTGTTTTGGCTGGTGGTGTGGCAGTTTCCGCACTGGTTGCCTCGGTTGTTTGCGCGGCGCACTTTTTATCTGGTGTTCGCGGTGGTGATTACGTTTTCGGTACAAATCGTCGGGGTGTATTTGGTGTTTGCCAGTTTGGTGATTCCGGCATTGGCGGTGATGGGCAAAGCGCAAGAGCAGCCTGCGTTGCTTCCGGCTTTTGGGTTGGGGGTGTTGGGGTATGCGGCGGGGATTGCGGTGTCGGCGTGGCTGGATTTGCCGACCGGGGCGAGTATTGTGTGGTTTCTGGCACTGGCGGGGTTGGGGTATCGGTTAGCAAGCAAGGCTTGA
- a CDS encoding MbnP family copper-binding protein, giving the protein MKQTTSLKTGLAVAGALFLTACGGGSSSSDTTSTASTAVAATATTTSLTIPFAAKAGTTSISCDATLTGLGSSGDSGKVSDFAFYIHDIMLKTSDGKSVSTTLDDNAFQDPQYGVAMLDFQDKTDSCNGAVKTTNKEVKLKAAVDPATVTGIEFIVGVPSTANHHNASTSRAPYNRAGMFWAWQSGHKFMRLDINPTALVTKLDSTTTKTFNLHLGSTGCSGDPTTGAVVTCTSPNRPTVKLEGFKVTGSTTSTVVLDYAKTIAGTNINIDTGSAIGCMSGQDDKDCPAIFGNLGLAHSLGSTTPGSQQAFSIQ; this is encoded by the coding sequence ATGAAACAAACAACATCATTGAAAACCGGACTGGCTGTAGCTGGCGCTTTATTCTTGACTGCCTGCGGTGGCGGCTCTAGCAGCAGTGACACCACCAGCACTGCCTCCACCGCAGTAGCGGCAACCGCCACCACCACTAGCCTGACTATCCCCTTCGCAGCAAAAGCCGGAACAACCAGCATCAGTTGCGATGCCACCCTGACCGGGCTGGGTTCATCCGGTGATAGTGGTAAAGTCAGTGATTTTGCCTTCTACATCCACGACATTATGCTGAAAACCAGCGATGGCAAAAGCGTCAGCACTACCTTGGATGACAACGCTTTCCAAGACCCACAATACGGCGTAGCGATGTTAGATTTCCAAGACAAAACGGATTCCTGTAACGGCGCGGTCAAAACCACCAACAAAGAAGTCAAACTCAAAGCAGCCGTTGACCCCGCTACCGTCACGGGCATTGAATTTATCGTCGGTGTACCTTCCACTGCTAACCACCACAACGCCAGCACTTCGCGTGCGCCTTACAACCGGGCGGGGATGTTCTGGGCTTGGCAGTCTGGTCACAAATTTATGCGCTTGGATATTAACCCCACCGCCTTGGTGACAAAACTGGATAGCACCACCACCAAAACCTTCAATCTGCATCTGGGTTCTACCGGCTGTTCTGGCGACCCAACCACCGGCGCAGTCGTTACTTGCACTAGCCCTAACCGCCCCACCGTCAAATTGGAAGGTTTTAAGGTAACAGGTTCAACCACTAGCACTGTCGTGCTAGATTACGCCAAAACCATCGCTGGAACGAACATCAACATTGACACGGGTAGCGCCATTGGCTGTATGTCTGGACAAGACGACAAAGATTGCCCCGCTATCTTCGGCAATCTTGGCTTGGCACACAGCCTTGGCAGTACCACCCCCGGCTCACAACAGGCATTCTCTATTCAGTAA